From a region of the Impatiens glandulifera chromosome 4, dImpGla2.1, whole genome shotgun sequence genome:
- the LOC124934806 gene encoding 5' exonuclease Apollo-like, translating into MPIEMPRGLPFSVDTWTPSSKKKRHHFLTHAHKDHSQGIATHSAFPIYSTHLTKTLVLQYSPRLDDSLFAPIEVGQTLIIDDSDGAFRVTAFDANHCPGAVMFLFEGSFGNILHTGDCRLPPECLQNMPEKYIGRKDKEPKCRLDYVFLDCTFGRSSMKMPSKHSAIQQVIRCIWNHPDAKVVYLACDLLGQEEVLVEVCKTFGSKIFIQEANSPESFSALMLTSPQIITMESTSRFRMLNAFPNLPERAKAKVAEAKYNFQPEPLIIRPSAQWYVCDDELSELERQIKQRSNGPLKDQFDIWHVCYSMHSSREELEWALQLLAPQWVVSTTPNCRAMELDYVKRRCFDMKLAHNSHIWKLLDIDVEVPTNSAASNENSSHTSGLDDSSQVKAEETVRRKLTPQKLQIKLSPQSKSSPITLFGRARIGIENVSHMHEARVSLIGVSSQVEQKVTLSEENRPKIRNKDESIDIRLVVDEMRCKNPVEAEIDEISPDKDGIAMNVASTECFGKSFRNLYRSMNVPVPQPLPSLVELMNTLI; encoded by the exons ATGCCGATAGAAATGCCTAGAGGACTTCCGTTTTCGGTAGATACCTGGACACCGTCTTCAAAGAAGAAGAGGCATCATTTCCTGACTCACGCACACAAAGACCATTCTCAAGGAATCGCAACCCATTCCGCATTTCCCATTTATTCAACCCACCTCACCAAAACCCTTGTGCTTCAATATTCTCCACgg CTTGATGACTCCTTGTTTGCCCCTATAGAGGTTGGTCAAACGCTGATCATTGATGACTCGGATGGAGCTTTCCGTGttaccgcttttgatgcaaatcATTGTCCTG GAGCAGTTATGTTCTTGTTTGAGGGAAGTTTTGGTAACATCCTCCACACCGGAGATTGTAGACTCCCACCGGAATGTTTGCAAAACATGCCTGAGAAGTATATAGGTAGGAAAGACAAAGAGCCCAAGTGTAGACTTGATTATGTTTTCCTGGATTGCACATTCGGAAGGTCTTCAATGAAGATGCCCAGCAAACACTCAGCTATTCAACAG GTTATTAGATGCATATGGAATCATCCTGATGCTAAGGTGGTGTATTTAGCATGTGACCTTCTAGGTCAAGAAGAGGTACTTGTGGAAGTTTGTAAAACATTTGgctcaaaaatatttattcaagaGGCAAACTCTCCGGAAAGCTTCAGCGCTCTGATGCTTACAAGCCCTCAAATAATAACTATGGAATCAACATCCAGATTTCGAATGCTTAATGCTTTTCCCAATTTACCTGAAAGGGCAAAAGCAAAGGTTGCAGAggctaaatataattttcagcCTGAACCTTTAATAATACGTCCATCAGCTCAATGGTATGTGTGTGATGATGAGCTTTCAGAACTTGAAAGACAAATAAAACAAAGGTCAAATGGACCACTAAAAGATCAATTTGACATTTGGCATGTATGTTATTCTATGCATTCCTCAAGAGAAGAGCTGGAGTGGGCTTTGCAACTTCTTGCACCACAGTGGGTTGTATCAACAACTCCTAACTGTAGAGCTATGGAGTTAGATTATGTCAAAAGACGGTGTTTTGACATGAAATTAGCACATAATAGTCATATATGGAAGCTTCTAGACATAGATGTTGAGGTTCCTACAAATTCAGCCGCATCAAATGAAAATTCAAGCCATACATCTGGTCTAGATGATTCTAGTCAAGTAAAGGCAGAAGAAACAGTAAGAAGAAAACTTACTCCTCAAAAGCTACAGATTAAATTGTCTCCCCAAAGCAAAAGTTCACCTATCACATTATTTGGAAGAGCAAGGATTGGAATTGAAAATGTTTCTCATATGCACGAGGCAAGGGTATCCCTCATTGGTGTTTCTTCCCAAGTTGAACAAAAAGTTACCTTATCTGAAGAGAATAGACCTAAAATTAGAAACAAAGATGAATCAATTGATATACGGTTGGTTGTTGATGAAATGCGATGCAAAAACCCGGTGGAAGCAGAGATAGATGAAATTTCACCAGATAAAGATGGAATAGCTATGAATGTTGCTTCAACCGAATGCTTTGGTAAAAGCTTTAGAAATTTATACAGGTCAATGAATGTTCCGGTGCCTCAACCTCTTCCCTCATTGGTGGAGCTTATGAATACTTTGATATAG